The following coding sequences lie in one Takifugu flavidus isolate HTHZ2018 chromosome 4, ASM371156v2, whole genome shotgun sequence genomic window:
- the LOC130523552 gene encoding IgGFc-binding protein-like, whose amino-acid sequence MFPVLLPILLVEATLSSGIQESTDGVTGLKFIVAFPENIANFYPALPKNMIIITALFHETEVVIKGYEHHKDTLILSAGETQTFDVEAHLELSRSEISNSSLQISSNKLITVREVHHKHHSIQTSLVTPTDKLGTDYLIPPVPIINGTSHPVDQITTFVTENNPFRLVIINTEQNNMVTLTGVASKNIFLLPHQVASIWLKPEEAFRAVSAKMPIAVLFGHACAHLRNCTCAQLYTALYPTKEETKKFYIPPFLTKGVENGAYVLLSQRESRQVKSASQISPLLEATGSAILYRPGLLIPLIPETDHGACSIVTSVPNARNVAVIVVHRNLTAGVHLGYQSLESLNWQQLDGNDYVSVHIDLQSNKSVIWHSSSKMAVYSLGIKDGLMFGNPAAIISKSADIRGCLLVPEVIRIGAVAGGWRESLQYCQNQQLELVSFSRRGHMTQVYNKIILGKQAGLMDLWIGMRRSACSGQWYWLSNEPVTETNWAEGEPGTVNNAQCVIMTLKSSNFIWRDENCCRNAHPVCYKDPTLLTI is encoded by the exons ATGTTTCCTGTGTTGCTGCCCATTCTACTGGTTGAGGCGACACTCAGCTCTGGCATACAAG AATCCACAGATGGTGTCACCGGTCTGAAATTTATTGTGGCTTTTCCGGAAAATATTGCTAATTTTTATCCAGCTTTGCCAAAAAACATGATCATAATTACAGCTTTGTTTCATGAAACTGAAGTTGTCATTAAGGGATATGAACATCACAAAGACACACTGATTCTGAGTGCTGGAGAAACTCAAACATTTGATGTTGAAGCCCATCTGGAGCTCTCAAGATCAGAAATCTCCAACAGTTCCCTCCAGATTAGCAGCAACAAGCTCATCACTGTCCGTGAAGTCCACCACAAACACCATAGTATTCAGACTTCTCTGGTTACACCCACTGACAAACTGGGGACAGACTATCTCATCCCACCAGTACCCATCATCAATGGAACCAGTCACCCTGTAGACCAGATCACCACATTTGTAACTGAAAACAACCCTTTCCGTCTTGTTATCATCAACACCGAACAAAACAACATGGTCACCCTCACAGGTGTTGCCTCTAAAAACATCTTCCTTCTGCCACACCAGGTTGCTAGTATCTGGTTAAAGCCAGAGGAAGCCTTTAGGGCTGTGAGTGCCAAAATGCCCATTGCTGTCCTCTTTGGACATGCATGTGCCCACCTGCGCAATTGTACGTGTGCACAGTTGTACACAGCTCTGTACCCAAccaaagaagaaacaaaaaagtTCTACATTCCTCCTTTTCTCACAAAGGGTGTTGAAAATGGAGCATACGTCCTCCTGTCACAAAGAGAATCTAGGCAAGTGAAATCGGCCAGTCAAATCTCACCACTCCTGGAGGCAACAGGATCAGCCATCCTCTACCGTCCGGGCTTACTTATCCCTCTGATACCAGAGACAGATCATGGTGCCTGTTCCATCGTCACCTCCGTTCCAAACGCAAGAAATGTTGCCGTGATTGTTGTCCACAGGAACCTGACAGCTGGGGTTCATCTGGGATATCAGTCTTTGGAGAGTTTAAACTGGCAGCAACTGGACGGGAATGATTATGTTTCAGTCCACATTGACCTGCAATCGAACAAAAGTGTAATCTGGCACTCTTCCTCCAAAATGGCTGTCTATTCCTTGGGAATAAAAGATGGCCTAATGTTTGGCAACCCAGCAGCTATCATTAGCAAAAGTGCAG ACATCAGGGGCTGTCTTTTGGTCCCAGAGGTGATCAGAATTGGAGCAGTGGCAGGGGGATGGCGAGAGTCTCTTCAGTACTGCCAAAATCAGCAACTGGAGCTGGTAAGCTTTTCCAGGAGAGGACACATGACCCAGGTCTACAACAAAATCATCCTGGGCAAACAGGCAGGCCTGATGGACCTGTGGATAGGGATGCGTAGGAGCGCTTGCAGTGGACAGTGGTACTGGCTGAGCAATGAACCAGTGACTGAAACCAACTGGGCAGAGGGTGAGCCTGGCACAGTTAACAATGCTCAGTGTGTCATCATGACCCTGAAGAGTTCCAACTTTATTTGGAGAGATGAGAACTGCTGCAGGAATGCCCACCCTGTCTGCTACAAGGATCCCACCTTGTTAACCATATAG